Genomic DNA from Fimbriimonas ginsengisoli Gsoil 348:
GGCACGGTGCGCGTGGATGAAATGGAGGTGTGCGGGCATTACCTCCATTGGCAGAAAGACTTCGATCTCGTCGAGGAGCTTGGGATCCGGTTTCTTCGCTACGGACCTCCCATCCACAAGACTTGGCTCGGAGCGGGGAAATACGATTGGAGCTTCGCCGACACGACGTTTGGCGACCTCAGGCGTCGAGACATCGTTCCCATCGTCGACTTGTGCCATTTCGGCGTCCCGGACTGGATCGGTAATTTCCAGAATCCCGATTTCCCAAACCTTTTCCGCCAATATGCACGCGATTTCGCCGTCCGTTTTCCATGGGCCCAGCTCTACACGCCAGTGAACGAAATGTTCATTACCGCTACGTTTTCGGCCGCCTACGGCTGGTGGAACGAGCAGCTTAGCAACGACACCGCGTTCGTTAACGCTCTAAAGCACATCGTCAAAGCCAACGTGCTCGCGATGCAGTCGATCCTCGAGGTCCGGCCCGACGCGCTTTTCGTTCAGAGCGAGTCCTCGGAATATTTCCACGCCTCGAACCCCGAGGCGATCCATCCCGCCGAGATTCTCAATGCGAGGCGGTTCCTTTCCCTCGACCTCAATTACGGCCGGCGCGTCGAGTCCGAGATGTATGAGTTCCTGTTGGACAACGGCATGACCCGCGAGGAGTACCACTTCTTTCTGGGAAACCGGCTGAAGCAGCACTGCATCATGGGGAACGATTACTACATCACCAACGAACACCGCGTGAGCCCCGACGGATCGACTCAAGCCTCCGGCGAGGTCTTCGGCTACGACGAGATCACGCGGCAGTATTACTCTCGCTATCGTTTGCCGGTGATGCACACGGAGACGAATATTCAGGAGGGGCCAACCGGCGACGAGGCGGTCTATTGGCTTTGGAAGGAATGGGCCAATGTGCTCAGGCTTCGCAACGACGGGATCCCGATCGTCGGCTTTACCTGGTACTCGCTCACCGACCAAATCGACTGGGACGTCGCCCTGCGCGAGAAGAACGGGACGGTCAATCCGCTGGGTCTCTACGACCTGAACCGGAAGATCCGCCCGGTAGGAGAAGCGTACAAACAGCTCATTTCAGACTGGAAAGAGGTGCTCCCCACCCAAAGCGTCTGCCTCCGAATGCACATCTCGTTTCCTAGCGAGTACCGCTCGGAGGCCGACACTCAGTCACGAGAGGAGGCGTCGGATCGAGCTCGCAACGCCACCTTGGAACCGGTCTCTTCCGGAGGCGACTCCTAATTCACGGAACGTTGCCCGGCGGACTTTCGCCAAACCGCTAGCCCCAGATTTGGGGCGAGGTTTGTGATGGATAGACGCATTGATGGAAAGCGAATCGCAATTTTAGCGACCGACGGTTTTGAGCAGGCCGAGCTTCTCGGACCTCGCCGGATTCTGGACGAGGCAGGCGCCTTGACGGCCGTCGTCTCCGTGAAACCTGGAGAGATTAAAGGTTGGAACGAGTCGGACTGGGGACAATCGGTACCGGTCGATAAGACGCTCGACCAATGTTCGCCCGGCGATTTCGATGCCCTCGTTCTTCCGGGCGGGGTGATCAACCCGGACAAGCTGAGGATGATCCCGGAGGCGGTTGCCTTCGTTCGCGGGTTCTTCGACGCCGGCAAGCCGATCGGCGCGATCTGTCACGGGCCGTGGCTCCTCGTGGAAGCAAATATCGTTCGTGGCCGAACCGTCACAAGCTGGGCCTCGCTTCAAACCGACCTCCGAAACGCGGGCGCTCACTGGGTGGACCAACGAGTCGTGACCGACCAAGGGATCGTTACCAGCCGAAAGCCAGACGACATCCCTGCCTTCGGACAAAAACTCATCGAAGAAATCGGAGAGGGCGTCCACGCCAAACGATCCGGCGCGGAACTGTATTAGGCAGTCTGGCATGTGGCATGTGGCTTGTGGACTGAATGGGATGAAGGGGTGGTTGGGCCGCTTACATCTCAATCAGATTTGTTCCCCCACAGTCCACATGCCATATGCCACATGCCACATGCCACGGCGCCTCCCGCGCCCGAAATTAAAAATTTGTTTTGTTCTGCTGCAAAGGGATGTACAATACTTCCGAAACGTTTCGCGAAACGTTTCGGATAGCCTAAATGGCCGCAACGATCAAAGACATCGCAAGGCAGTTGAACATCTCGACGAGCACCGTGAGCTACGCCCTTAACGACGGGCCGCGAAACGTGCCGGAAGGGTTGAAGCAGCGCATCCTGGAGCTGGCGAAGGAGCTCGACTATCGGCCAAACCGTTTGGCCCGATCGCTGGTGACTCGGCGCTCCAACACCATCGGTGTCGTCCCCCCGTCGACCGAAGCGAACGTTTTCCTCTCCCCATTCGTGCGCCTGACCTGGAACGCGCTCGTCAACGAGGCGGAAGCGCTTGGGCAAGATCTTCTTCTCTTCACCGGTCACAACCGTAACGACCCGGCGGAGTCCGGAGCCGAGTTGCTGGACGGCCGCATCGACGGCGTCGTTTTTATCGCTCCGCTCCCCGACGCCAGCGCGATCCCGTTCCTTGCCGAGCGAAACTTTCCGTTCACAACCGTTGCCAGCGGCAGCGCGACCGCGGGCGTCCGCTTTACTTGCGATAACAACGGCGGCGTGCGCCAAGCCATGGATCATTTGGTGGAAATGGGGCACCGCCGAATCGCACACATCACCGGCAATCCCGCTTCGACGGATGCCCAGCGGCGCGCCGAGGCGTATCGCGAGTACGTCGCCCAACACGGGCTGGAAGCGCGTGCCGACTACGTCCAGCAGGGGCTCTTTACGGTCGAAAGCGGCTACAACGCGGGCAAGCGGCTTTTGCGCTTGCCGACGCGCCCTACCGCTGTGTTCGTCGCTAACGACGAAATGGCATACGGTCTCTGCCAGGCGCTTCGCGAAGGAGGGTTGGATGTTCCGCGCGAAATGAGCGTCGTAGGATTTGACGACTGCGACATGAGCTACACCTTCAATCCGCCGATAACCACCGTCGAGCAGCCCGTTGCCGAAATGGCGTCGGCCGCTTTACGGGGCGCGGTCTCGCTCGCCGCCGGGGCCGAGTACATCGCGAGCATCGACTTTCCAACCCGCCTGATCGTGCGAGGATCGACGTTTCCCATCCAGGAGGTCGCCCTTGCTTAAAACGTTTTTACTCTCGCTCTCGTCGATATCGGCCATCCGGCCCACTACCTATCTCAGCAATCTAATGGCGCCCAATGTAGGCGCGCACATGTCCACAGGAGGACTAT
This window encodes:
- a CDS encoding type 1 glutamine amidotransferase domain-containing protein; translation: MDRRIDGKRIAILATDGFEQAELLGPRRILDEAGALTAVVSVKPGEIKGWNESDWGQSVPVDKTLDQCSPGDFDALVLPGGVINPDKLRMIPEAVAFVRGFFDAGKPIGAICHGPWLLVEANIVRGRTVTSWASLQTDLRNAGAHWVDQRVVTDQGIVTSRKPDDIPAFGQKLIEEIGEGVHAKRSGAELY
- a CDS encoding family 1 glycosylhydrolase — translated: MNLDSSRPAPPYFLFATGIENSYPTIHNGTVRVDEMEVCGHYLHWQKDFDLVEELGIRFLRYGPPIHKTWLGAGKYDWSFADTTFGDLRRRDIVPIVDLCHFGVPDWIGNFQNPDFPNLFRQYARDFAVRFPWAQLYTPVNEMFITATFSAAYGWWNEQLSNDTAFVNALKHIVKANVLAMQSILEVRPDALFVQSESSEYFHASNPEAIHPAEILNARRFLSLDLNYGRRVESEMYEFLLDNGMTREEYHFFLGNRLKQHCIMGNDYYITNEHRVSPDGSTQASGEVFGYDEITRQYYSRYRLPVMHTETNIQEGPTGDEAVYWLWKEWANVLRLRNDGIPIVGFTWYSLTDQIDWDVALREKNGTVNPLGLYDLNRKIRPVGEAYKQLISDWKEVLPTQSVCLRMHISFPSEYRSEADTQSREEASDRARNATLEPVSSGGDS
- a CDS encoding LacI family DNA-binding transcriptional regulator; the protein is MAATIKDIARQLNISTSTVSYALNDGPRNVPEGLKQRILELAKELDYRPNRLARSLVTRRSNTIGVVPPSTEANVFLSPFVRLTWNALVNEAEALGQDLLLFTGHNRNDPAESGAELLDGRIDGVVFIAPLPDASAIPFLAERNFPFTTVASGSATAGVRFTCDNNGGVRQAMDHLVEMGHRRIAHITGNPASTDAQRRAEAYREYVAQHGLEARADYVQQGLFTVESGYNAGKRLLRLPTRPTAVFVANDEMAYGLCQALREGGLDVPREMSVVGFDDCDMSYTFNPPITTVEQPVAEMASAALRGAVSLAAGAEYIASIDFPTRLIVRGSTFPIQEVALA